The window TTCCCGGGCAATTTGAGCACGGGTCCGTTTTTTCGGCTTGTAGGGGAGATAGAGGTCTTCAAGCTCCTGAAGTTTTTGCGCGGCCCCGATTGCAGCAGCTAAATCTGGTGTAAGTTTGCCTTGATCTTCGATGCTGGCGAGGATTTCTTCCTGGCGCTTAACGAAATTTCTGAGGTATTGCAAGCGTTCTTCAACGGTTCGGACTTGCGTTTCATCGAGTTCGCCGGTAACCTCTTTGCGGTATCGCGAGATAAACGGCACCGTGTTACCATCGTCTAAGAGCCCGATTGTTGCTGATACTTGATGAACCTTTACGCCCAGTTCACGGGCAATTATTGCCGGTATATCGGTTAAAATCATTATTTTTTCACCATCTTTGCAATTAATAGTATTTATTATATCATAGAAATGTTAGCCTATTTTATCGGAATTTATCTTGTTAAAGCGTAAAGAGTTACGGGGGATTGATGATCGTTAATGTAAATAAATATATGCGTCGTAAAATACTAAAGTTAGCTTGGCCGGTTGTGCTGGAAATGTTCTGGATTATGGTTGTAAATGTTAGCGTGACCGCTATGGTCGGTAAGTTTGGTGCGGTGGCCTTAGCCGCAGTTGGCTTATCGGCCATGGTGCAGTTTTCCTCAGCCATGGTGTTCGCGGCAGTCGGAACAGGGGCGGCGTCCATTGTCGCCAGGGAATCTGGCGCCGGTAACTGGGAGGACGTTCGTTTAGTTGCCGGCCAGGCCGTTTTGCTAGGGCTTGTGCTGGGCAGTTTACTAGCTATTTCTGGCTATTTTATTGCTCCGGCGCTATTTATCCTTACAGGAGCAGAGCCTGAAGTAGCTGGCTTAGGGAGCGCACTGTTAAAGATTGGTTTCATTTTTACACCATTCTTTCTAGTGTTCTCGATCGGCAATGCAGTGTTGCGAGGCCTTGGTCAAACCAAGACAGCCTTTTATATTAGTTCAGCAAGCAATACTTTTGCGCTGCTGCTTAGCTTTATGCTCATTAACGGCTATTTACTGCCGGGCATTGGTCCGTACGGCGCTGCCTGGGGAACCGGAGTATCACAGCTAATTGGCGGAATTGCTGTATTGGTAGTTTTGTCGTTCAACGGTAAAATTAAGCTTAATTGGCATAAGGTTTTTTCAATCCGTGCTGCCGTTCTCAAGCGAATCGTTGCTATCAGTGTACCGGCCGGCCTTGAACAGTTGGCGCTGCAAGGCGGCCGGGTAGCCTATACCTTTATGTTGGCCAAGGCCGGAGCGATTCAATTTGCGGCCCATCAAATCGCGGTTCAGGTCGAATCGATATCTTTCATGCCTGGATTTGGCTTTTCGGTAGCGGCTATGACTTTAGTCGGACAGTACATTGGCAAAGGGTTGCCGCATCGCTCAGCGCAATATGCCTGGCTGACCAATAAAATTGCCATCTTGAGCATGACCGCCATGGGAGTGGTGTTTTTTCTTTTTGCCGAGAGACTTACTGCACTGTTTATCAGTGATACCGATGTCATATACTGGGGCTCGATGCTGGTTATGATTGCCGCGTTTGAACAGCCGACGATTGCGATAACTTATGTTTTGGGTGGCGCTTTGCGTGGCGCCGGTGATACCAAGTGGCCGATGTATGTTACAATAACCGGTGTTTGGCTGTTCCGAATGCCGCTGATATATTTGTTTGTTGTTGTGTGGAATTACGATTTGACCGCAGCCTGGTATATTACAGTTGGTGATTTTTTCTTACGCAGTATCATTCTATGGTGGCGGTTTGCCTCCAACAAGTGGCAGGATAGCGTTAAAACCAAAAGTGAGCTGATATCTAACTGACCAGCTCACTTTCTGGATATTCTTCAATTATATCGATTATTGTAATATCTGGCTGGCAAACCATGTCAAGATCATCCCAGCCTGTCTTGTTGTACAACCGCACAATAGGCCGAAGCGGGCAATGGGCCCGATTTCGGATGATATAGCCGGTCTGGCCAGTGCTTAAGATAACCATACTGCCAAGGGTGTAAATAGGTGTCGTATGAATAAAGGCCCGCAGGGTGTTATGGTCGAACAGTATATCGCTGCTTGCTAAAAGGTTCTCGATAATATCATGGAGCGGTCTGCCGACAGCGTTAGCCTCTGCTACTGCATTGTCAAAGTAATTGGCAAGTGAAACGATTCTTGATAATGGATGAGTAGCTTTGCCTTCTATCCCGAGCGGATAGCCGCTGCCGTTATAATACTCATGATGCTCAGCTGCAATCCGGGCAGCAGCCGAACTAAGCTTATGCTTTAGCAGCAGATCGCGGCCATAGTGGGGATGCATACTGGGGCTGTTTACGGGTTTGTTGTCAACATAGGGAATTGCCGATTTACCCACATCGTGCAGGAGTGCGCCCAACGCCAGTTCGCGCAGTGCCGGACGGGGGAGCTTAAGGTAGTGTCCGGTCACAACTGAAAGCAGGCATACGTTTACGGCATGAGTAACCTCATCGGTTGTAGGCTTGCGGATTTCGGTGTTGAGGATATTCGGCATATTTTGCCCAACTTCGGTAATGATACTATCTGATGCGTTATATAACTGACGAAAATACATCTGTTGTAGTTTGCTAGTCTGCATTCCTTCAGTTTTAATAGTATATAAAGCTTGAAAACATAAAGTGAGTTCAAGTCTAAGGTCATCAGAGATTACGGGGCTCGGTTTGGCATTTTCCAGTGCAGGATGCTGAATTGATATATCAGTTATTTGGTGCTGTCTGAGACGGGCGAGGTATTTTTCTGTCAGCAATATGCCTTTTTCAAGCAAGAGATTGCCATTACTATCCACAACATCGCTCGCAAGGATCATTCCGGATCGTGCATAATTGATTCGCAAATTATCACCTCACAAGGCTGTTTATCTTTAGTATATATGACTATTTATGGAAAAAAAAGAGACGTTTGTCCTATTTAAGCCGAAGTTTGTGCTGTTATGTCGTAATCTGTCAGTTAAAAGTGCCTCAAAAAGGTAGCAGGGGGAATCTTATGATAATTCGCTTTGGTTATGTAGCCATGGCTTTGCAAATACCTGAAGGTTCGCCGAATAAAACTATTACGGTGACCAATTTACTTAAAATTCCCCAGCAAGAAGACCGTCTAAACAGATTGCGCAGGTTGGTTAAGGTAAACCTTGAAAATCAACTTAGAGTCTTAAAGTATAATAAAGGTAATGAAATCTACGTTTTTCGTTTTACCTCCAAGTTAATCCCGCTGGCTACTCATGAGATTGCTGAAGGCTGGGATTATTTAGAGGAATTTAGACAGCAGTTGTTAGAAATAGGGTCGTATATAAAGGATAGCAAAATGAGGGTCAGCGCCCATCCCGATCACTTTACACTGCTCAATAGTCCTAAAGCTGAAGTTATAACAGCATCACTAAAGGATTTAGAATATCACGCCGACCTGTTTGATGCAATGGGCTTGGGAAGCGAAGCTAAGCTCGTGCTGCATGTGGGCGGACTATATAAAGATAAGGAATTATCGCTTAAGCGCTTTAAGGATAACTTTGCCCTACTACCGGGTAATATAAAACATCGGCTGATTATTGAGAATGATGATAAATCATACAATGCAGCCGATGTTTTAAAGCTATGCAGCCAACTAGAGCTTCCCATGGTACTGGATGTCCATCATCATGTCTGCTGCAACAATGGCAAAAGCCTGAGTGAACTACTACCCGCAATTTTTGCAACGTGGCGGGAGTTACCGCCCAAAATTCACTTTTCCAGTCCTAAAGATGCCAAAAACATCAGGGCTCATGCTGATTATATCAACATACGCGATTTTACTAAGTTTTTGAAAACTGCCAAAGAATGTTGTGATAAAGACCTTGATGTTATGATTGAAGCTAAACAAAAAGATAAGGCGCTGCATGCCTTGATGAAGGAATTAGCTGCTATTCCCGATGTCCGTGCTGTCGGACAAGCAGCTATTGAGTACTAGCTGAAGCTTTTCAGAACATCATTCCATAATATGGTTGGATACCCGCCTTTGGGTAGGTGCATGCTATTTTTGAAATCAGCAAAGGAGGGTTTCTATGCTTTCAGATAAAGAATTGACCCAGCTTGAAGACTTTTTGACAAAAGAACAGGCTTTTATAAAATCTATGTATTACATTGCCCATAATATTGAGGACACACAGACGAAGCAGCTTTTTCAGAAGGTGGCAAGCAAAGCACAGCAAGATTTTGACGTTATGAGCAAGCATTTAAGTGCCGGGAAAAGTTTACAATAAGGGGTGGGAATGTGTCTCAGAAAATAGTAAGTCAGCAGCAGCAAGACCAGCAAAATAAGCAGGGCTTTGATGGCCGGGGCTTGCTGTTTACCGACAATGACGCCTTACAAATAGCATTGAATGAAAGTAAGCATATGGCGCAATCTGTTAACACGTTTATACTTGAGGCTACTAATGATCAATTGCGTCGTGATTATATGACGGTACTCGGCGATATTTACAGTCAGCAAAAAGAAATAGTCGATTTGATGCAGCAGAAAGGCTATTATAGTATTAAAACTGCCGATCCGCAGGCTATCGCGCAAGCTCAGAATAAATTCAGCGGTCAATGGCAGGAGACTCTTCAGTAAAAAAAGCTCCGCAGCAATGCGGAGCCTTTTTTGTACTCAGAAAGAGTTGTTATGAAGCAAGGTGTACTTTTCCTTGACAATAATTATTTGGGAAAGTAGAATAAAAGTAAATACAAATTAATAATGACTATCCAAGTCGTTAAAATTTAAAAGAAGCAGGTGTTTTATTTGTTTATGGAAGAGCAGCTTACCGATTTGCTGAGAGGGAGCGGATTCAAAGTTACACCGCAGCGTCTGGCAATTTACAGTGTGCTGGCGTCAACCAAGGCCCATCCAAGCGCTGAAATGATTTTTAGCGAGTTGCAGCCCCAGTATCCGACAATGAGTTTGGCTACTGTTTATAAAACAATCGAAATCTTAAAAGGAATTGGCTTGGTTCAGGCGCTCAATGTTGGCGAAGATAGTTTCCGCTATGATGCCAACACGTCAAGTCACCCTCATGTAAGATGTATGAGCTGTGGCTGTGTAGATGACCTTGATCATATTGACTCAAGTAATTTTGTTAAAGAAGTCGCCAGTAGTACCACTTATCGTCTAACAGGGCAGCAGTTCTATTTCTTTGGTATATGCCCGGAGTGTCAAAAGAAGAATGTATCTTAGTGTACATAAGGGTTTAGTGTTTTGAGTCCGCGACAGCGGACTTTTTCTTTTGCGCTTTATGGAGATTAAACACGTAGAGGAAACTGATATTAATCGGCGAAATTATCATAGAGGAGGCGAACTTATGAATTTTGCTCAATATATCGACCATACCCTATTGAAGCCGCAAGCCACTGTTGACGATATCACCCGTCTTTGCCGGGAGGCGGCAGAGCATAACTTTGCGGCCGTCTGCGTAAATCTCGGATATGTTGATTTGGCGGCCCATCTCTTGCTTGGAACAGGTGTTAAGGTGGCAACAGTAATTGGCTTTCCGCTCGGGGCAACCTTGAGCACTGTTAAGGCATTTGAGGCGAGAGAAGCAATTATTCGCAAAGCTGATGAACTTGATATGGTGATGAACATCGGCGCTGCCAAAAGCGGGTGCTGGGAAGCTGTTACTGATGAGATCAGGCAGATCGTGACAGTGGCCGACGGCAAGCTTGTAAAAGTCATTATTGAAACTGCCCTTCTTAGTGACGCTGAAAAACGGCGGGCCTGTCAAGCGGTTATCGAGGGTGGCGCCCATTTTGTTAAGACATCGACCGGTTTTGGGCCAGGTGGGGCCACGGTTGCTGATATACAGCTTTTAAGCGAAACGGTGCAAGGAGCCGTTGGTGTTAAAGCCTCAGGCGGCATTCGATCAAAGGCTGATGCTGAAAGCATGATTGCAGCGGGAGCCACCAGAATTGGGACAAGCGCCGGTGTGGAAATTGTTAGAATGTTAACATAATGTACCATGGGCAAAGGGATACCGGTATGCTATAATAGGTTCCTGAACGATATCCGGAGCTAGAAGGTTCAAATGCATTTTGCAGATGAGCCTTTTTAATTTACTAAATTTACGTGAGGAGGTGTGCCGGATGCGTAGTGTAACACATACTGAAATCACTTTGATTACCGGAATTATGGTCTTAATTTGTGCCGCTGTGGTGCTCTTGCAGATACCGGCACGCTCTCAGGCGTTCTTGTATCCGCTAGTTAGAAAAGCTACGGTAGCTAAGATTAATTATGAGACTCGCGGGCTTATGACGCGGGAAACCGACCATTTTATCATTAAGTATAATCCGGTCGATATCGATGTAGTGGACATGGTGGCTGAGGCCGCCGAGGCTGCTTATCAGCCGGTAACGTCGGCGTTGGGTT is drawn from Veillonellaceae bacterium and contains these coding sequences:
- a CDS encoding MATE family efflux transporter, which codes for MIVNVNKYMRRKILKLAWPVVLEMFWIMVVNVSVTAMVGKFGAVALAAVGLSAMVQFSSAMVFAAVGTGAASIVARESGAGNWEDVRLVAGQAVLLGLVLGSLLAISGYFIAPALFILTGAEPEVAGLGSALLKIGFIFTPFFLVFSIGNAVLRGLGQTKTAFYISSASNTFALLLSFMLINGYLLPGIGPYGAAWGTGVSQLIGGIAVLVVLSFNGKIKLNWHKVFSIRAAVLKRIVAISVPAGLEQLALQGGRVAYTFMLAKAGAIQFAAHQIAVQVESISFMPGFGFSVAAMTLVGQYIGKGLPHRSAQYAWLTNKIAILSMTAMGVVFFLFAERLTALFISDTDVIYWGSMLVMIAAFEQPTIAITYVLGGALRGAGDTKWPMYVTITGVWLFRMPLIYLFVVVWNYDLTAAWYITVGDFFLRSIILWWRFASNKWQDSVKTKSELISN
- a CDS encoding HD domain-containing protein: MRINYARSGMILASDVVDSNGNLLLEKGILLTEKYLARLRQHQITDISIQHPALENAKPSPVISDDLRLELTLCFQALYTIKTEGMQTSKLQQMYFRQLYNASDSIITEVGQNMPNILNTEIRKPTTDEVTHAVNVCLLSVVTGHYLKLPRPALRELALGALLHDVGKSAIPYVDNKPVNSPSMHPHYGRDLLLKHKLSSAAARIAAEHHEYYNGSGYPLGIEGKATHPLSRIVSLANYFDNAVAEANAVGRPLHDIIENLLASSDILFDHNTLRAFIHTTPIYTLGSMVILSTGQTGYIIRNRAHCPLRPIVRLYNKTGWDDLDMVCQPDITIIDIIEEYPESELVS
- a CDS encoding spore coat protein, producing the protein MVSQQQQDQQNKQGFDGRGLLFTDNDALQIALNESKHMAQSVNTFILEATNDQLRRDYMTVLGDIYSQQKEIVDLMQQKGYYSIKTADPQAIAQAQNKFSGQWQETLQ
- a CDS encoding transcriptional repressor; translated protein: MEEQLTDLLRGSGFKVTPQRLAIYSVLASTKAHPSAEMIFSELQPQYPTMSLATVYKTIEILKGIGLVQALNVGEDSFRYDANTSSHPHVRCMSCGCVDDLDHIDSSNFVKEVASSTTYRLTGQQFYFFGICPECQKKNVS
- the uvsE gene encoding UV DNA damage repair endonuclease UvsE, producing MIIRFGYVAMALQIPEGSPNKTITVTNLLKIPQQEDRLNRLRRLVKVNLENQLRVLKYNKGNEIYVFRFTSKLIPLATHEIAEGWDYLEEFRQQLLEIGSYIKDSKMRVSAHPDHFTLLNSPKAEVITASLKDLEYHADLFDAMGLGSEAKLVLHVGGLYKDKELSLKRFKDNFALLPGNIKHRLIIENDDKSYNAADVLKLCSQLELPMVLDVHHHVCCNNGKSLSELLPAIFATWRELPPKIHFSSPKDAKNIRAHADYINIRDFTKFLKTAKECCDKDLDVMIEAKQKDKALHALMKELAAIPDVRAVGQAAIEY
- a CDS encoding ferritin-like domain-containing protein; this translates as MLSDKELTQLEDFLTKEQAFIKSMYYIAHNIEDTQTKQLFQKVASKAQQDFDVMSKHLSAGKSLQ
- the deoC gene encoding deoxyribose-phosphate aldolase, which produces MNFAQYIDHTLLKPQATVDDITRLCREAAEHNFAAVCVNLGYVDLAAHLLLGTGVKVATVIGFPLGATLSTVKAFEAREAIIRKADELDMVMNIGAAKSGCWEAVTDEIRQIVTVADGKLVKVIIETALLSDAEKRRACQAVIEGGAHFVKTSTGFGPGGATVADIQLLSETVQGAVGVKASGGIRSKADAESMIAAGATRIGTSAGVEIVRMLT